The Sphaerospermopsis torques-reginae ITEP-024 genome has a window encoding:
- a CDS encoding baeRF7 domain-containing protein has translation MAFLSIDELKILVENPQSPSVSIYMPTQKAGAEIRQNPIRFKNLMREAEERLEAMGIRHTEVLDFLQPARELDRGDFWEHQNQGLVIFISQNLFRYYCLPMEFPELVVVDEQLHLKPLLHFINNDGKFYVLALSQKDVKLFAGTGHSLKEVEVENMPHRLEETLLEDELQKGVQHRIGTPRGRTSAAQHPGSFHGQGSPDREKHEDDILQFFYAVDEALHEKLKDEKAPLVLAGVEYLFPIYQAANTYPYLLDESINGNPELLNLQQLHDEAWRIVAPSFQQDKKAAIELYEQLAGEETGKAVSDIKEIIPAAFYHRVDSLLVSIDEQKWGKFDPENTTVDLHTEPEPDDQDMLDFAAVHTLVNGGRVYTLKSEEMPNGAKVAAILRY, from the coding sequence ATGGCATTTTTATCTATTGATGAACTCAAAATATTAGTAGAAAATCCCCAATCTCCATCTGTATCTATATATATGCCTACGCAAAAAGCAGGGGCAGAAATTCGCCAAAATCCCATTCGTTTCAAAAATTTAATGCGGGAAGCGGAAGAAAGGTTAGAAGCAATGGGGATAAGACATACTGAAGTTCTTGATTTTCTGCAACCTGCTAGAGAATTAGACAGAGGTGATTTTTGGGAACACCAAAATCAAGGATTAGTAATTTTTATTTCCCAAAACTTATTTCGCTACTATTGTTTACCAATGGAATTTCCAGAATTAGTTGTAGTTGATGAACAATTGCACCTCAAACCTTTACTGCATTTTATTAACAATGATGGAAAATTTTATGTTTTGGCTTTGAGTCAAAAAGATGTAAAATTGTTTGCAGGTACAGGGCATAGTTTGAAAGAAGTGGAAGTAGAAAATATGCCACATCGTCTAGAAGAAACTCTTCTAGAAGACGAGTTACAAAAAGGTGTTCAGCACAGAATTGGTACACCCAGAGGAAGAACTTCTGCTGCTCAACATCCAGGTTCATTTCATGGACAAGGTAGCCCTGATAGAGAGAAACATGAAGATGATATTTTACAATTTTTTTACGCTGTTGATGAAGCATTACATGAAAAATTAAAAGATGAAAAAGCGCCATTAGTGTTAGCAGGAGTAGAATATTTATTCCCGATTTACCAAGCTGCAAATACCTATCCCTATTTGTTAGACGAAAGCATTAATGGCAATCCAGAACTTCTCAATTTACAACAATTACATGATGAAGCTTGGCGAATTGTTGCACCTTCATTTCAACAAGATAAAAAAGCAGCCATAGAACTTTATGAACAATTAGCCGGTGAAGAAACGGGAAAAGCTGTGAGTGATATTAAAGAAATTATTCCGGCGGCTTTTTATCACCGAGTTGATTCTTTATTAGTATCTATAGATGAGCAGAAATGGGGAAAATTTGATCCTGAAAATACGACTGTGGATTTGCACACAGAACCAGAACCAGATGATCAAGATATGTTAGATTTTGCGGCTGTGCATACACTTGTAAATGGTGGTCGAGTTTACACTTTAAAATCTGAAGAAATGCCAAATGGGGCAAAAGTGGCGGCAATTTTGAGATATTAA
- a CDS encoding HD family phosphohydrolase, producing the protein MKTQRFLQSLAKQLTQWRRQYKVLCRKGKWLGAVSSSQNQSRHQKLFRTIIKNTLLYLLPTSEEGGHLQGRKAPQSTPKSWKRNHGIYAVVFNWVHQQRYTVILVIAVVSLTGVIGHELYNQPQMKIGTFAPQTFIAPYSASIEDREQTETERKAAQEKSHPVLMINTQKNEQIKENLRQLLEDGDEIRDITEPFPFFDVSILPIPTQQYLRSCVESEWEQLKQALEKHQKENKSMSKLRTADRHQFSRSVPSPGSTLSTNATTKESKTSKNNFDQTLAELKAYSVTNSEKNLSLLVAQISQVREKYSQASGKLLQMEAERKKPVYGETGFLDLSDDDWKITKTGIEQSAERILAQGIAPGLPPSILQDAVSLQVQISVPGEAESLATKVLLAVLGSNLQTDAEKTQQQAQLAAEQVPSVIKKVRRGEVIVKKGEKITQWTFDVLDYYHLNRREVNWLGLMGLAGLVSAAIGVFVWVERRVGSHLRASDRLLILLLTLSIPSVLAIDVPYTTWIAIGLLLGSFYGGALGVTVVGLLSLILPISIEISKIGLVAGASGGILSSYLAQRFKSREELALLGIVIALTQGSIYLILNLLAGAAFVSAWYTVLQDALLFGLSGLAWSIIALGLSPYLEKLFDLITPIRLAELANPNRPLLKRLATETPGTFQHTLFVATLAETAAKKLRCNVELVRAGTLYHDIGKMHDPLGFIENQMGGPNKHETEIKDPWKSAAIIKKHVTEGLMMAKKHSLPTAIQAFIPEHQGTMAIAYFYHQAQQMAKDDPNIIVDKADFCYDGPIPQSRETGIVMLADSCEAALRSLKDATPEQALNMLNNIIRGKWQEGQLVDSGLTREEMSKIALIFVEVWQQFHHKRIAYPKSKASNDN; encoded by the coding sequence ATGAAAACGCAGCGATTTTTGCAGTCCTTGGCCAAGCAATTAACACAATGGCGGCGACAGTACAAAGTGTTATGCCGTAAAGGAAAGTGGCTAGGTGCGGTGAGCAGTTCCCAAAATCAAAGCCGGCATCAAAAACTTTTCAGGACCATTATCAAAAATACACTGCTGTATTTATTACCTACCAGTGAGGAAGGTGGACATCTACAAGGTAGAAAAGCTCCTCAATCAACACCAAAATCCTGGAAACGTAATCATGGTATTTATGCCGTTGTTTTCAACTGGGTACATCAACAGCGTTATACGGTGATTTTAGTCATTGCTGTAGTATCTTTAACAGGTGTGATAGGTCATGAATTATACAACCAGCCCCAGATGAAAATCGGGACTTTTGCACCACAAACATTTATTGCTCCCTATTCTGCCAGTATTGAAGACCGAGAACAAACAGAAACTGAACGCAAAGCAGCACAGGAAAAATCTCACCCTGTATTGATGATCAATACCCAGAAAAATGAGCAAATTAAAGAAAATTTGCGCCAACTGCTGGAAGATGGCGATGAAATTCGTGATATTACTGAACCTTTTCCTTTTTTCGATGTTTCTATCTTGCCTATTCCTACCCAGCAATATCTTCGTTCTTGTGTAGAATCGGAATGGGAACAGCTAAAACAAGCTTTAGAAAAGCATCAAAAAGAAAATAAGTCAATGTCTAAGTTGAGGACAGCAGACAGACATCAATTTTCTCGGTCTGTGCCTAGTCCTGGATCAACATTATCAACAAATGCAACTACTAAGGAAAGCAAGACTAGCAAAAATAATTTTGACCAGACATTAGCAGAACTAAAAGCTTACAGTGTCACTAACTCAGAAAAAAATCTGTCTTTACTGGTTGCCCAAATATCTCAAGTGAGAGAAAAATATAGTCAAGCTAGTGGCAAACTGTTACAGATGGAGGCGGAACGCAAAAAACCAGTATATGGGGAAACTGGGTTTTTGGATCTGTCAGATGACGACTGGAAAATAACAAAAACGGGAATCGAACAAAGTGCAGAAAGGATACTTGCTCAAGGCATAGCTCCAGGATTACCCCCCAGTATTTTACAGGATGCAGTGAGTCTACAAGTACAAATTTCTGTACCAGGTGAAGCTGAATCCTTAGCCACTAAAGTATTATTGGCTGTATTAGGATCAAATCTGCAAACAGATGCAGAAAAAACCCAACAACAGGCACAACTGGCAGCAGAGCAAGTTCCATCTGTGATCAAAAAGGTGCGACGAGGAGAAGTGATTGTCAAGAAAGGTGAAAAGATTACACAATGGACATTTGATGTCCTGGATTATTATCACCTGAATCGCCGCGAAGTGAATTGGCTGGGTTTGATGGGTTTAGCCGGTTTGGTGAGTGCGGCTATAGGTGTTTTTGTTTGGGTAGAAAGGCGGGTTGGCAGTCATTTGCGAGCCAGCGATCGCCTGTTAATATTACTGCTGACTCTGAGTATTCCTAGTGTCTTGGCAATTGATGTGCCTTATACTACCTGGATAGCCATAGGTTTATTGCTAGGAAGCTTTTACGGTGGTGCTTTGGGAGTGACAGTTGTAGGTTTGTTGTCGCTAATACTACCAATCAGCATAGAAATTAGTAAGATTGGTCTGGTAGCTGGTGCTTCAGGGGGAATTTTAAGCAGTTATTTAGCTCAAAGGTTCAAATCCCGCGAAGAATTGGCATTATTAGGTATAGTTATTGCTTTAACTCAAGGTAGTATTTATTTAATCCTGAATTTACTGGCTGGTGCTGCATTCGTTTCTGCTTGGTATACGGTTCTGCAAGATGCGCTGTTATTTGGTTTATCTGGTTTGGCTTGGAGTATTATCGCCTTGGGTTTAAGTCCGTATTTGGAGAAATTGTTTGATTTAATTACACCTATCCGCTTGGCAGAACTGGCTAACCCTAACCGTCCTTTGTTAAAGCGTCTAGCTACGGAAACTCCGGGAACGTTTCAACATACTTTATTTGTGGCCACTTTGGCGGAAACTGCGGCAAAAAAACTACGCTGTAATGTTGAATTGGTAAGGGCTGGTACATTATACCATGATATTGGCAAAATGCACGACCCTTTAGGATTTATTGAAAATCAAATGGGTGGACCCAATAAACATGAGACAGAAATTAAAGATCCTTGGAAAAGTGCAGCAATTATTAAAAAGCACGTAACTGAGGGTTTAATGATGGCGAAAAAGCATAGTTTACCGACAGCGATTCAAGCTTTTATTCCTGAACATCAAGGAACAATGGCGATCGCCTATTTTTATCACCAAGCTCAACAAATGGCTAAAGATGACCCTAATATTATAGTAGATAAAGCCGATTTTTGCTATGATGGACCAATTCCTCAATCTAGAGAAACAGGAATTGTCATGTTAGCAGATTCTTGTGAAGCTGCATTAAGAAGTCTCAAAGATGCGACACCAGAACAAGCATTAAATATGTTGAATAATATTATTCGTGGTAAATGGCAAGAAGGGCAATTAGTAGATTCTGGTTTAACTAGAGAGGAAATGTCAAAAATTGCCTTAATCTTTGTGGAAGTTTGGCAACAATTTCATCATAAACGGATTGCATATCCTAAGTCAAAAGCGAGTAATGATAATTGA
- a CDS encoding ADP-ribosylglycohydrolase family protein: protein MRYSLVNRVRGIFLGALLGEILATQNVSDLGEIAILGSKSLIALGRLDTEDWLKRYQSYQKASGDLETETTGTAGGKWGKMILATLPVAIFFHEDPVKLKYNLRQLLQIWDANPVVIDAALVLGYAIAKSLTETLDPFTLIPETIDFLGESKTSIPQKLVKVNNLLEQGSGLAQAQTEFSKQDKFSNNIALAFYCFLSTLEDFRLTVLRAKSNLREQNSWCCALTGALSGVYNSIEGIPVNWQVVLSAFNQPVWGMSSGSVMLELADELVAVWSGAYNISPNIKELTKEGCKINWELVPLSVFAAPRVIRPR, encoded by the coding sequence ATGCGTTATTCTCTCGTAAATAGGGTTAGAGGTATATTTTTAGGAGCATTGCTAGGAGAAATTTTAGCTACTCAGAATGTTAGTGATTTAGGGGAAATTGCGATTCTGGGTAGTAAAAGTTTAATTGCTTTGGGTAGATTAGATACAGAGGATTGGTTAAAGCGTTACCAAAGTTACCAAAAAGCATCCGGGGATTTAGAAACAGAAACTACTGGTACTGCTGGGGGAAAGTGGGGAAAAATGATTTTAGCCACCTTGCCAGTGGCGATTTTTTTCCACGAAGATCCTGTTAAACTCAAATATAATCTGCGGCAATTATTACAAATTTGGGATGCTAACCCAGTAGTGATAGATGCAGCTTTAGTTTTAGGATATGCGATCGCCAAATCTCTCACAGAAACACTTGATCCTTTCACCCTCATTCCCGAAACGATTGATTTTTTGGGAGAAAGTAAAACATCAATACCACAAAAATTAGTAAAAGTAAATAATTTATTAGAGCAAGGATCAGGATTAGCACAAGCGCAAACTGAATTCAGTAAGCAAGACAAATTCAGTAACAATATTGCCTTAGCCTTTTACTGCTTTTTGAGTACCTTAGAAGATTTCCGATTGACAGTTTTGCGAGCCAAGAGCAATTTAAGAGAGCAAAACTCTTGGTGTTGTGCTTTGACAGGAGCTTTATCAGGGGTATATAACAGCATAGAAGGGATTCCTGTTAATTGGCAAGTTGTATTATCAGCCTTTAATCAGCCAGTATGGGGAATGAGTAGCGGTTCTGTGATGCTAGAATTAGCTGATGAACTTGTAGCAGTCTGGTCAGGTGCGTATAATATTAGTCCAAATATCAAGGAATTGACAAAAGAAGGATGTAAGATCAATTGGGAATTAGTTCCACTTTCCGTTTTTGCAGCACCTCGTGTAATTCGCCCGCGTTGA
- the aroQ gene encoding type II 3-dehydroquinate dehydratase, translating to MNAPVVANSLKILELTLLPLSILVLHGPNLNLLGQREPGIYGSLTLEEINRLLAAEAQKLEAKVTPLQSNHEGVLIDTIHRALGQHEGIIINAGAYTHTSVALRDAIAAVNLPTVEVHLSNIYRREDFRHHSYIAPVVIGQISGFGVQSYLLGLQALVNHLRLNN from the coding sequence ATGAACGCTCCCGTCGTCGCTAATAGCCTGAAGATATTGGAGTTAACTTTGCTGCCTTTAAGTATTTTAGTGCTGCACGGTCCAAACCTCAATTTGTTAGGACAACGAGAACCGGGTATTTACGGTTCTCTCACCCTAGAGGAAATTAACCGCCTATTAGCAGCAGAAGCCCAGAAATTAGAGGCGAAAGTTACGCCTTTGCAGTCAAATCATGAAGGTGTTTTGATAGATACGATTCATCGGGCATTAGGACAACACGAGGGAATTATAATTAATGCCGGGGCATATACCCATACCAGTGTAGCTTTACGAGATGCGATCGCTGCTGTAAACTTACCAACAGTAGAGGTACATCTAAGCAACATTTACCGCCGAGAGGATTTTCGTCATCATTCTTATATTGCCCCAGTGGTAATTGGCCAAATTAGTGGCTTTGGTGTCCAAAGTTATTTGTTAGGTTTACAGGCATTGGTGAATCATTTAAGACTCAACAATTAA
- the topA gene encoding type I DNA topoisomerase gives MSTLVIVESPTKARTIRNYLPKDYQVEASMGHVRDLPQSASEIPAAVKGEKWAQLGVNIEADFEPVYVVPKDKKKVVTQLKDALKNADELILATDEDREGESISWHLYQLLKPKVPTKRMVFHEITQDAIKKALKNCREIDEQVVRAQETRRILDRLVGYTLSPLLWKKIAWGLSAGRVQSVAVRLLVNKERQRRAFHEGTYWDLKASLLHEKTSFSAQLNSLGGTKIATGSDFDPATGQIAALRNVVLLNEEQALALQERLQGKTWTVADMEERPVTRKPAPPFTTSTLQQESNRKLRLSARDTMRIAQNLYEQGYITYMRTDSVHLSDQAIAAARSCVEQKYGKEYLSPQPRQYTTKSKGAQEAHEAIRPAGSTFRTPQETGLSGREFAVYDLIWKRTVASQMADSRQTQITVQLQVEDAGFRSSGKRIDFPGYLRAYVEGSDDPEAALEDQEVILPALKVGDHPTCAELEAIGHETQPPARYTEASLVKTLESEGIGRPSTYASIIGTIIDKGYAQLVNNALIPTFTAFAVTDLLEKHFPDIVDPGFTSKMEQTLDDIATGEAQWLPYLQKFYLGEQGLETLVREQENQIDPTKAKTVELENLDAKVRIGKFGPYIEVENGDGVVTASIPKDLTPADLDPKQVEVLLRQKTVGPDQVGRHPETGEPIYVKIGTYGPYVQLGDKTEENPKPKQASLPKGVTPENLTLEMAVGLLALPRLLGEHPQTGAKIKASLGRFGPYVVHDQGKEGKDYRSLKASDDVLTISLERALELFAEPKKGRSSSSSKSKAALRELGTHPDDDAPVNIYEGPYGHYIKHGKTNVGLPEGKTVENITLSEALELLQAKASTKSTRKTTSKTTSKTTSKTSKTTTSKTKSTTTKSSTSSSKKKEASN, from the coding sequence ATGTCAACTCTCGTCATTGTCGAATCTCCAACCAAAGCTCGCACCATTCGCAACTACCTGCCAAAAGACTATCAGGTAGAAGCTTCAATGGGTCATGTGCGCGACCTACCCCAGTCAGCTAGTGAAATTCCTGCTGCTGTCAAAGGGGAAAAATGGGCGCAGCTTGGGGTAAATATAGAAGCCGACTTTGAACCGGTGTATGTTGTCCCCAAAGATAAAAAGAAAGTTGTCACCCAGTTAAAAGATGCCCTAAAAAATGCCGATGAATTAATATTGGCAACTGACGAAGACCGGGAAGGCGAAAGCATCAGTTGGCACTTATACCAATTGCTGAAACCCAAAGTGCCGACAAAGCGCATGGTGTTTCACGAAATTACCCAGGACGCGATTAAAAAAGCTTTAAAAAACTGCCGCGAAATTGATGAACAAGTAGTTCGCGCCCAAGAAACCAGACGCATTTTAGATCGACTGGTCGGATATACCCTATCACCTTTGCTGTGGAAAAAAATCGCTTGGGGACTTTCTGCAGGTCGAGTGCAGTCTGTGGCGGTGCGGTTGTTGGTAAATAAGGAACGTCAACGCCGAGCTTTCCATGAAGGTACATATTGGGATTTAAAAGCCAGTCTCTTACATGAAAAAACATCATTTAGCGCCCAATTAAACAGCTTGGGAGGCACGAAAATAGCTACAGGCAGCGATTTTGACCCCGCGACCGGACAAATAGCCGCCCTGCGGAATGTGGTGTTGTTAAATGAGGAGCAAGCTTTAGCACTTCAGGAACGTTTGCAGGGCAAAACCTGGACTGTTGCTGATATGGAAGAACGTCCAGTAACTCGCAAACCAGCACCACCCTTTACTACTTCGACGCTGCAACAAGAGTCTAACCGCAAACTGCGTCTTTCCGCACGGGATACAATGCGAATTGCTCAAAACTTGTACGAGCAAGGGTATATTACCTATATGCGGACCGATTCGGTGCATTTGTCAGATCAGGCGATCGCCGCTGCTCGCAGTTGTGTAGAACAAAAGTACGGTAAAGAATATCTCAGTCCCCAACCCCGACAATACACTACCAAATCTAAAGGCGCACAAGAAGCACACGAAGCCATCCGCCCTGCTGGTAGCACTTTCCGCACTCCCCAAGAAACTGGTTTAAGCGGACGAGAATTTGCAGTTTATGATTTAATTTGGAAGCGTACAGTAGCTTCACAAATGGCTGACTCTCGCCAAACCCAAATTACTGTACAATTGCAAGTTGAAGATGCGGGTTTTCGTTCCTCTGGTAAGCGGATAGATTTTCCTGGATATCTCCGCGCCTACGTGGAAGGGTCCGATGATCCAGAAGCCGCATTAGAAGACCAAGAAGTAATTTTACCAGCCCTGAAAGTTGGTGATCATCCTACCTGTGCAGAACTAGAAGCAATAGGACATGAAACCCAACCCCCCGCTAGATATACTGAAGCAAGTTTGGTAAAAACCTTAGAAAGTGAAGGTATTGGTCGTCCTAGTACCTACGCCAGCATTATTGGTACAATCATCGACAAAGGTTATGCTCAGTTGGTGAACAATGCTTTAATTCCTACTTTTACCGCCTTTGCTGTCACCGACTTACTAGAAAAACATTTCCCTGATATTGTTGATCCAGGCTTTACCTCAAAAATGGAGCAAACCCTGGATGATATTGCTACAGGTGAAGCTCAATGGCTACCCTATCTCCAGAAATTTTATCTCGGAGAACAAGGTTTAGAAACCTTGGTGAGAGAACAGGAAAATCAAATTGATCCCACTAAAGCCAAAACAGTAGAATTAGAAAACTTAGATGCTAAAGTTCGCATTGGTAAATTTGGACCTTACATAGAAGTAGAAAATGGTGATGGAGTGGTGACAGCTTCCATTCCTAAAGACCTCACACCCGCTGATTTAGATCCCAAACAGGTAGAAGTCCTGCTCAGACAAAAAACAGTAGGACCTGATCAAGTGGGACGACATCCCGAAACAGGTGAACCAATTTATGTGAAGATTGGCACTTATGGACCTTATGTACAGTTGGGAGACAAAACCGAGGAAAACCCCAAACCTAAACAAGCTTCCCTCCCCAAAGGTGTCACACCAGAAAATCTGACTTTAGAGATGGCGGTGGGTTTGTTGGCACTTCCCCGACTCTTGGGAGAACATCCACAAACAGGGGCAAAAATTAAAGCTAGTTTAGGAAGATTTGGACCTTATGTAGTTCATGATCAGGGTAAAGAAGGTAAAGATTACCGTTCTTTAAAAGCAAGTGATGATGTATTGACAATTTCCCTGGAACGTGCATTAGAGTTATTCGCAGAACCAAAAAAGGGGCGCAGTTCTAGCAGCAGTAAATCTAAAGCCGCTTTAAGAGAATTGGGTACACATCCCGATGATGATGCACCTGTAAATATTTACGAAGGTCCTTATGGTCATTATATTAAGCACGGCAAAACTAATGTGGGTCTACCGGAAGGCAAGACAGTAGAAAATATTACCCTGTCAGAAGCATTAGAATTGCTGCAAGCTAAAGCATCTACTAAATCTACACGCAAAACCACAAGTAAAACCACCAGTAAAACCACTAGCAAAACCAGTAAAACAACTACTTCTAAAACTAAGTCAACTACTACGAAATCATCTACCAGTAGCAGCAAGAAAAAAGAAGCATCAAATTAG
- a CDS encoding RNA recognition motif domain-containing protein, translating to MSIYVGNLSYSVKEEDLTKVFAEYGAVTRVQLPTDRKTGRVRGFGFVEMETAAQEEAAIQALDGAEWMGRVMKVNKARPKELVLS from the coding sequence ATGTCAATCTACGTAGGGAACTTATCCTACAGCGTCAAAGAAGAAGACCTGACTAAAGTATTTGCTGAATACGGTGCTGTTACACGAGTTCAGTTACCTACAGATCGGAAAACTGGCCGTGTTCGAGGTTTTGGTTTTGTGGAAATGGAAACCGCTGCTCAGGAAGAAGCAGCTATTCAAGCTTTAGACGGTGCTGAATGGATGGGGCGTGTAATGAAAGTTAATAAGGCTCGACCAAAAGAGCTTGTCCTAAGTTGA
- a CDS encoding NAD(P)H-quinone oxidoreductase subunit N encodes MDFANIASQLNAGTILPEGIVIITLLGVLIVDLILGRTSSRWIGYLAIAGLFAAIVALYFQWDSTNPIGFTGGFNSDDLSIIFRGIIALSAAVTVLMSIRYVEQSGTALAEFIAILLTATLGGMFVSGASELVMIFISLETLSISSYLLTGYTKRDPRSNEAALKYLLIGASSTAVFLYGVSLLYGLSGGQTELSAIANGIATANVGQSLGLVIALVFVIAGIGFKISAAPFHQWTPDVYEGAPTPVIAFLSVGSKAAGFALAIRLLTVVFPVVADEWRFVFTALAVLSMILGNVVALAQTSMKRMLAYSSIAQAGFVMIGLIAGTDAGYSSMIFYLLVYLFMNLCGFTCIILFSLRTGTDQITEYSGLYQKDPLLTLGLSISLLSLGGIPPLAGFFGKIYLFWAGWQAGLYWLVLLGLVTSVVSIYYYIRVVKMMVVKEPQEMSDVVKNYPQVRWNLPGFRPLQVGLIATLIATTISGILSNPLFTLANNSVANTPILQAAKMASTQASVIVTEQAEKL; translated from the coding sequence ATGGATTTTGCTAATATTGCATCCCAGTTGAATGCGGGAACTATTCTACCAGAGGGAATTGTCATTATTACCCTCTTGGGGGTTTTGATTGTGGATTTGATTTTGGGGCGCACATCTTCTCGCTGGATCGGATATCTGGCGATCGCTGGTTTATTCGCGGCGATTGTCGCCCTATACTTTCAATGGGATTCTACCAATCCTATCGGTTTTACTGGTGGTTTTAATAGTGATGACCTCAGTATTATCTTTCGCGGTATCATTGCTCTATCTGCCGCTGTCACCGTCTTGATGTCTATTCGCTATGTAGAGCAAAGTGGTACGGCTTTAGCGGAATTTATCGCTATTTTATTAACAGCTACCTTGGGAGGAATGTTTGTCTCTGGTGCTAGTGAGTTGGTGATGATTTTCATCTCCCTAGAAACCCTGAGTATTTCCTCTTATTTGTTAACAGGTTATACTAAACGTGACCCCCGTTCTAATGAAGCGGCGCTGAAATACCTGTTAATTGGAGCTTCCAGCACAGCCGTATTTTTATACGGTGTATCATTGTTATATGGTTTATCTGGTGGACAAACGGAACTAAGTGCGATCGCTAATGGTATCGCTACAGCAAATGTAGGTCAATCCCTGGGTTTAGTCATTGCTCTTGTTTTCGTTATTGCTGGTATTGGTTTCAAAATCTCCGCTGCACCTTTCCACCAATGGACACCGGACGTTTATGAAGGCGCTCCTACCCCTGTAATCGCTTTTCTATCCGTCGGTTCTAAAGCCGCAGGTTTTGCTTTAGCTATCCGCTTATTAACAGTAGTTTTCCCCGTCGTTGCAGACGAGTGGAGATTTGTTTTCACTGCTCTAGCAGTCCTCAGTATGATTTTGGGTAACGTGGTTGCCCTCGCTCAAACCAGCATGAAACGGATGTTAGCTTATTCATCCATTGCCCAAGCTGGCTTTGTGATGATTGGCTTAATCGCTGGTACAGATGCAGGTTACTCTAGCATGATTTTTTACTTGCTCGTTTACCTGTTCATGAACCTGTGCGGTTTTACCTGTATCATTCTCTTCTCCCTGCGGACAGGTACAGATCAAATTACCGAATATTCAGGTTTGTATCAAAAAGACCCACTGCTCACATTAGGTTTAAGTATTTCTCTCTTATCCTTGGGTGGTATTCCCCCATTAGCAGGATTTTTCGGGAAGATTTACCTATTTTGGGCAGGTTGGCAAGCTGGCCTTTATTGGTTAGTATTACTGGGTTTAGTGACTAGCGTTGTTTCCATTTATTACTACATTCGTGTAGTGAAAATGATGGTAGTCAAAGAACCACAAGAAATGTCCGACGTAGTGAAGAATTATCCTCAAGTACGTTGGAACTTACCAGGTTTTAGACCTTTACAAGTTGGTTTGATAGCAACTTTAATTGCTACAACTATCTCCGGTATTTTGTCAAATCCGCTGTTTACTTTGGCTAATAATTCTGTTGCGAATACTCCGATTTTGCAAGCAGCAAAAATGGCGAGTACACAAGCAAGTGTAATTGTTACTGAGCAAGCAGAAAAATTGTAG
- a CDS encoding type II toxin-antitoxin system VapC family toxin, whose amino-acid sequence MVIRFLLDTNIISEPLRIEPNQTVLQNMVKYELEIAMASVTWHELLFGCYRLPPSKKKNKITNYLHQVIKPKIPILHYDDVAAEWFANERARLVGIGKTPAYPDGQIAAIAKTNDLILVTNNVADFSEFQNLKIENWFLD is encoded by the coding sequence TTGGTGATTCGCTTTTTATTAGATACTAATATTATTTCTGAACCTTTAAGGATAGAACCGAATCAAACAGTTTTACAAAACATGGTAAAATATGAATTAGAAATTGCTATGGCATCAGTAACATGGCATGAACTATTATTTGGTTGCTATCGTTTACCACCTTCTAAAAAGAAAAATAAAATTACTAATTATTTGCACCAGGTAATTAAACCAAAAATACCCATTTTACATTATGATGATGTAGCTGCGGAATGGTTTGCTAACGAAAGAGCGCGACTTGTAGGAATAGGAAAAACTCCTGCATATCCAGATGGACAAATTGCAGCAATAGCAAAAACAAATGATTTGATTTTAGTAACAAATAATGTTGCAGATTTTAGTGAGTTCCAAAATCTCAAAATAGAAAATTGGTTTCTTGATTGA
- a CDS encoding response regulator has product MANKILVIDDTTVIRVKVREMLPPGNFEVLEAKDGLEGYNLILKEKVSLIMLDFILPKMSGWEVFQKIQANPELKKIPLVIMSGRKEEVTEKIPEPFEYFEFLNKPFDNRQVINAIKSAMAKAAKQGRTDAVTPAATTTAAVGATKAGTEGASAAEIQALNAKIAKMQAEIDNLKKHLTLVVRFIKQKIK; this is encoded by the coding sequence GTGGCCAACAAAATTCTAGTTATCGATGACACTACAGTTATCAGAGTAAAAGTTCGTGAAATGTTGCCTCCAGGCAATTTTGAGGTATTAGAAGCAAAAGACGGTTTAGAAGGATATAATCTCATCCTTAAAGAAAAAGTCAGCTTGATCATGTTGGATTTTATTTTACCGAAAATGAGTGGCTGGGAAGTTTTTCAAAAAATTCAAGCCAACCCAGAATTAAAGAAAATTCCTTTAGTGATCATGTCTGGCCGTAAGGAAGAGGTGACAGAAAAAATTCCCGAACCATTTGAATATTTTGAATTTCTCAACAAGCCTTTTGACAATAGACAGGTGATTAATGCTATTAAATCAGCTATGGCAAAAGCAGCTAAACAAGGCCGTACAGATGCTGTTACTCCAGCAGCTACTACAACAGCAGCAGTAGGAGCTACTAAAGCTGGTACAGAAGGAGCTTCTGCCGCTGAAATTCAAGCTCTTAATGCTAAAATTGCCAAGATGCAAGCGGAAATTGATAATTTAAAGAAACATCTAACTCTGGTGGTAAGATTTATTAAGCAGAAAATTAAATAA